One window of the Lysobacter sp. S4-A87 genome contains the following:
- a CDS encoding sulfatase-like hydrolase/transferase translates to MSKWAGKWAQMKATTVGLVVLKLVLIAVYLLGTNRLLVDRVAHIGLKPGLAVFAAVWLVCLVSMLALAFHSRPATRAGWSVAFFLSSAFNLSHALITSRHLGLADFEQLLGLIGFAGNLAGFHDAQLAQALLWSLLGVVALNLPPWFPPPAWLPAPLAWPLRHAGWMQVVPIVLIAAILYLRGGEGSNGFPGQYNPAAFAFVLGAEKVLAPATPPRQDVALKPPGQRPFRHVVLVMDESVRGDYVDINVDDGVETGLRPLGPALFNFGIAASAANCSSTSNASVRYGVTRDSYQRDLDVNPSFWRYASRAGYRTIYIDGQRHGGKLHNFMDERERAEIDEFVQIDASVPLEQKDVQAGHMLGQMLKRSRPSFIYVNKVGCHFPYEGKYPASKTLYSPTMERTYFSNEADPDVAPQPHESGTASSEDRWRQVNSYRNCVAWNTREFFREALADAPLDDVLVLYTADHGQNFHEDGSPGAQTHCTTGQAAAGEGRVPLVAITRNAAVAPMLRDAANDNRDKASHFNVYPTVLRAMGYDMPATVDGFEPDLFASLAGDNQRFLSTYFVRFGREPVWNPIGKPAQLRDGLQRALAGDREVNEGTASGSR, encoded by the coding sequence ATGTCCAAGTGGGCAGGCAAGTGGGCGCAGATGAAGGCGACGACGGTGGGACTGGTCGTCCTCAAACTGGTGTTGATCGCGGTCTACCTGCTGGGCACCAACCGCCTGCTGGTCGATCGCGTGGCCCATATCGGGCTGAAACCGGGACTGGCGGTGTTCGCCGCCGTCTGGCTGGTGTGCCTGGTGTCGATGCTGGCGCTGGCGTTCCACTCGCGGCCGGCGACCCGCGCGGGCTGGAGCGTCGCCTTCTTCCTCAGCAGCGCCTTCAACCTCAGCCACGCGCTGATCACCTCGCGCCACCTCGGCCTGGCCGACTTCGAACAGTTGCTGGGCCTGATCGGGTTCGCCGGCAACCTCGCCGGCTTCCACGATGCGCAGCTGGCCCAGGCGCTGCTGTGGTCGCTGCTGGGCGTGGTCGCGCTCAACCTGCCACCGTGGTTCCCGCCACCGGCCTGGCTGCCGGCGCCGCTGGCCTGGCCGCTGCGGCACGCCGGATGGATGCAGGTCGTGCCGATCGTGCTGATCGCGGCGATCCTGTACCTGCGCGGCGGCGAAGGTTCCAACGGCTTCCCCGGGCAGTACAACCCGGCAGCATTCGCCTTCGTGCTCGGCGCAGAGAAGGTGCTGGCGCCGGCCACGCCACCGCGCCAGGACGTCGCGCTCAAGCCTCCGGGCCAGCGCCCCTTCCGCCACGTCGTGCTGGTGATGGACGAGAGCGTGCGCGGCGACTATGTCGACATCAACGTCGACGACGGTGTCGAGACCGGCCTGCGACCGCTTGGCCCGGCGCTGTTCAATTTCGGCATCGCCGCCTCGGCCGCCAACTGTTCCTCCACCTCCAACGCCAGCGTGCGTTATGGCGTCACCCGCGACAGCTACCAGCGCGATCTCGACGTCAATCCGTCGTTCTGGCGCTACGCCAGCCGCGCCGGCTACCGCACGATCTACATCGACGGCCAGCGCCATGGCGGCAAGCTGCACAACTTCATGGACGAGCGCGAGCGCGCCGAGATCGACGAGTTCGTGCAGATCGACGCCTCGGTGCCGCTGGAGCAGAAGGACGTCCAGGCCGGGCACATGCTCGGCCAGATGCTGAAGCGGTCGCGGCCCAGCTTCATCTACGTCAACAAGGTCGGCTGCCACTTCCCATACGAAGGCAAGTATCCGGCCAGCAAGACGCTGTACTCGCCGACGATGGAACGGACCTACTTCAGCAACGAGGCCGATCCCGATGTCGCCCCGCAGCCGCACGAATCGGGCACGGCCAGCTCCGAGGATCGCTGGCGCCAGGTCAACAGCTATCGCAACTGCGTGGCCTGGAACACCCGCGAGTTCTTCCGCGAGGCCCTGGCCGACGCGCCGCTGGACGACGTCCTGGTCCTTTACACCGCCGACCACGGCCAGAACTTCCACGAGGACGGCTCGCCGGGCGCGCAGACCCACTGCACCACCGGCCAGGCCGCGGCCGGCGAAGGCCGCGTGCCGCTGGTCGCCATCACCCGCAATGCCGCCGTGGCGCCGATGCTGCGCGATGCCGCCAACGACAACCGCGACAAGGCCAGTCATTTCAACGTCTATCCGACCGTGTTGCGGGCGATGGGCTACGACATGCCGGCGACGGTCGACGGATTCGAACCGGACCTGTTCGCCAGCCTGGCCGGCGACAACCAGCGCTTCCTGTCGACGTACTTCGTGCGTTTCGGCCGCGAGCCGGTGTGGAACCCGATCGGCAAGCCTGCGCAGCTTCGCGACGGCCTGCAGCGGGCGCTGGCAGGGGATCGTGAGGTCAACGAAGGGACTGCGAGCGGCTCACGCTGA